One segment of Plasmodium vivax chromosome 14, whole genome shotgun sequence DNA contains the following:
- a CDS encoding WD domain, G-beta repeat domain containing protein (encoded by transcript PVX_124070A): MYTEKLNLNSENEKITSLDFQPCGGANRLAISSLHQIKIYRIPVYEADSRRKIHIELLFISNDHNLVYINTIRWSFNGQYLASCDSGGTLVCYELDQNKNGKVPGEEGKSIGKEAAVKSTLGSISTSPYSNNKEEWKITKYIKILENGEIFDLAWSRDNEHVVCGVSKGVVYIFNLKKSYISHKLFVKGTRENIKGVSFHPTNNSIIAQSSDNIVCLWRRSIYAGQSGHLFSSAGQSGHLFSSAGQSGHVFSSAGQGKRSFEKEENDSAPNQYECSSATQGDFPQAQAITREHFECLYEEKMNKRHKNLDTPTIRHIYFDTFGKYASITHIPNNGRNCGVLLKVGGGGQVSGGQIGGGGGEQICRKRLFLDGHGSCIRVAKIGQKVFIDRKGRKLYSLYCQCSDNGVISLWKIFLKRVKCAGRALPPRGDPRAAPARHPSQVERDRKRQLLPQQQRAAAPHALLPKESQKRKKKVNKYAKCFLIIQSLLEEQTCAVDASWSSASDQLVIGASNGSVYIVQVNVQALSLRPFYSHVQLEVNQIREANQIREANQIREASQMNQMNEIALKGSRDQAAHTAQQSTAKVKPGKEKGEKKPRNRITPKIKYLYDEHGNIVENAKSHEVIHILQCEVRTDGVDLDRCFGGSSKGGPSWGGALFERRKCRNGSASQAASHAANFTFNFAAFVRSFLCVTLKCVEFVLRRLQPLWESLTAAAEPPQEVGSQGGGSAGSGGSGGSGGSGGSGQSGQGNQGNQGNQGNQGNQSNNSHQSNNSHQSCAAGSGDGGDDGNDRNDGGNDAKEEESDEEEDEGKEEDTPTGNHSHRDGDNRRDSDPPTGSHPRMESNPPRGSNSRSVHSRGSNSRSVPPAAAAEAPKEEKKSTRQTKGKGKSKSKTKTKMKNTKEKKTKSKSSREKKGSKLTQGDIDIGHYLTSRENLTILNVGYLNEGHAEKHNLGGSNGFGNGFGQDNSNGSGNGSGNSSRDRRTPHAYFPNDDSSRGSPMNSLLADESMEETSKHIDLKILDLIRNNYNKESYAATTIPLLRDDICRLSGMEDPGEKNSCVNKQEGSSRHLGQKEAGGSGRLSDLKGSEDGKKKNKVKKESCGGGKREAKKSVKKERKEGTKGGEGKKRPKKGGAAGVVNAAGKAVGTFVEATTPGGGATNGTGDDIAVGTAEGINAATTVASEWLAERQAERPAERPAEQPEGESPEGPPADAIVQPAEPMNGDPPGGMAEEVAGKSKKEAKKEAKKEAKKEAKKEAKKEAKKEAKKEAKEAKKKAKKGEKNKSENGGEGKAIENAGGPVEDKGDVQDDGKGEDMKGDAPKEMCSEAREAKEAKEAKKEAKREAKKEAKKEAKKEAKKEAKKEAKKEAKREAKKEAKKCPSKKPSNDPIEDPSGNPSGNPSGNQSENPIAKKKKRPKKRKSGNDSDKEWENFNPHAELCYPEEAQLAPKGAPRGSKEIIDSYTIKRKEAQKGKSKSSEFCSSNEVNVGELSRSNEVKGNYTSENQEDYPNQDQTSATEKHGVKLQGGQFAQPGERIKKGGVVRNSWLEDGEGAPRGGNSHIYEGQEECSDAYVGGVYSGECEDERMEGRSGVPNGDHGDARFVLRNGDYADGRLGDGRFGSDRWGDPPGNYPLDTHHRTNQERKAMHKRSFERTSPHNSNELSKRERPSKKGKVETSIFYSNGISNQRMYSAQMKTDVVGFGHAGEEEEEDAWVRGAMGEEGDDEEGEESVVGDSEGEEGNGVGARRVTQHGRITREALRMPVQSLPRQPLPGQPHLYDEADGTHDYTEREVKRLAEDSPQTEEHYGWPEREGAEEEEETIPYAVKKENPYEEDVHRNGLNVNTLRRYTTDRVTNSGGKRGPAEGVKKIVRRGNPPSRSFPHGERSWKDVYAASGREEHELSSSDEHGGSTTHSDDAINGSNFTGEERPDFTQRSERNHTDHVHVEKYKNRVIFFDSRRENCVICCMLGDDLANSVGYSAHVGRRRKPFYLLWEDEVAGKLLRQLIFGDYLFVVTSHNGLYLLNVFHIESRLVVCNFILPLTTDVCDIYVIRSFRMGVDTYTFFYLHDGSKSYYLFQLRNYSSVSFLYRFETSALGVEVHSMRMNLIERLTMGGATQGGVKKRKKRLRSFARHVLAQQGKGDVGSVRGGDFKGGNTKGGDFKRGNTKGGDFKRGSGLSGLLKKTKTKTKPSCGAIPKGGMTKEGNDERKKEKEIQKLIKHMTFYDYPSEAYYEGEDPQKVNPKWMDFSASGGGIKREKAPWGRDTSPFGILGNMDGRKVQGGVPIGRLSGEARCERRAGSASSEDSEGINGINRVDRFNRVGATLGSSGAHLGGEVAMPSSLFPSNGSDLLTRCPVNLLTKVRSGGGGEERSADDHPGRNWLHPAKRKTHVDDEFGTNIHGSDLLYDCLYRRRSFLYSYLCVTVFLKNGMVFLVRRNLLARGGSAANHSGSHSANHSGVHSANGGTPLSLTEQLYHDDGVTLVSRLDNVFYNQSLYCDVQVEEAGGMEEGCVEVGGADVGGADVGGADVGGADVGIADGGGLLSRSAANLRAGGTPHISTCDNLHAIQKEGLKNLYTFSNFFSVYDFDLKQLLRGDDLFEDAKGGRTGKKTVKRRKKMKRMEKAKKKQTGKAKQTEKVKQTDGEHPQGGREDAGGEVPQEHHADASGFTAKTAAGQFPHISETQKRHSISKGKNCLLKDVSPGHSGMNLLKDVSPGGESKGPHLEVTKLEVAQLEAAQLDEPNGRPHTGSSPTTGHPPPWSGSSGVGSGAGSEAVSEDFSGTDGELSSGASCEAFSGVPTRKRRRRRASSAVGKNPNVYLKTVKFLEMQMRYSILLMNRRTFLKYLHVYLNLLLEYLDVQRIQQGFQYFIHTALNHSQAFLSDLHISLERIDEPYWVDTDALLCMNVHFLFLVFFIYEHFLLPIYNRVRSRKDGGQGNPRFQPFLAFLGEAQNCICHIQRIFQRNFRYVASS, encoded by the coding sequence ATGTACACGGAGAAGCTGAACCTGAACTCGGAAAACGAGAAGATCACGAGCCTGGACTTCCAGCCGTGCGGAGGAGCGAACCGACTAGCCATCTCCAGTTTGcaccaaataaaaatatatcgcATCCCGGTGTACGAAGCAGATTCGAGGAGGAAGATTCACATAGAGCTGCTCTTCATCAGCAATGATCACAACCTGGTGTATATTAACACCATCAGGTGGAGCTTCAACGGGCAGTACTTGGCTAGCTGTGACAGTGGAGGCACATTGGTATGCTACGAATTGgaccaaaataaaaatgggaaagtaCCAGGGGAGGAAGGTAAATCTATAGGAAAAGAAGCAGCGGTGAAATCTACACTTGGGAGCATCTCCACTTCACCATACAGCAACAATAAAGAAGAGTGGAAAATTACcaagtatataaaaattttggaaaatggggaaatttttGATCTAGCATGGTCGAGGGATAATGAACATGTCGTGTGTGGAGTGTCCAAGGGGGTggtttatattttcaatttgaagaagtccTACATATCTCACAAGCTGTTTGTTAAAGGGACTAGGGAGAACATCAAGGGGGTGTCCTTCCACCCGACCAATAACTCCATCATCGCGCAGAGCAGCGACAATATAGTGTGCctgtggaggaggagcatTTACGCGGGGCAAAGCGGCCACTTATTTTCGAGTGCCGGGCAGAGCGGCCACTTATTTTCCAGCGCCGGGCAGAGCGGCCACGTATTTTCCAGCGCCGGGCAGGGCAAAAGGAGCttcgaaaaagaagaaaacgatTCCGCTCCTAACCAATACGAGTGCTCAAGCGCCACCCAGGGGGACTTCCCCCAGGCGCAGGCCATCACCAGGGAGCATTTCGAATGcctttatgaagaaaaaatgaacaagagGCACAAAAATTTAGACACCCCCACCATCAGGCACATTTACTTTGACACCTTCGGCAAGTACGCCAGCATCACGCACATTCCGAACAACGGCCGGAATTGCGGCGTCCTCCTGAAGGTTGGCGGCGGAGGGCAGGTTAGCGGTGGGCAGATTGGCGGGGGTGGCGGCGAGCAGATCTGCAGGAAGCGGCTCTTCCTAGACGGACACGGGAGCTGCATCCGGGTGGCCAAGATTGGCCAGAAGGTTTTCATTGACcgaaaggggaggaagctgTATAGCCTCTACTGCCAGTGTAGCGACAATGGGGTCATCTCCCTGTGGAAGATCTTCCTCAAGAGGGTGAAGTGCGCGGGCAGGGCGCTCCCTCCCCGGGGCGACCCCCGCGCGGCCCCTGCCAGGCACCCCTCCCAAGTGGAGCGTGATCGTAAGCGGCAGTTACTTCCACAACAGCAGCGGGCCGCCGCCCCCCACGCGCTACTCCCCAAAGAGAgccagaaaagaaaaaaaaaagttaacaaGTACGCCAAGTGCTTCCTAATCATTCAGAGCCTGCTGGAGGAGCAGACGTGCGCAGTCGACGCCAGCTGGTCCAGCGCCTCCGACCAGCTCGTCATTGGCGCCTCCAACGGCTCGGTCTACATCGTGCAGGTAAACGTCCAGGCGCTGAGCCTCAGGCCCTTTTACAGCCACGTCCAGCTGGAAGTTAACCAAATTAGGGAAGCTAACCAGATTAGGGAAGCCAACCAAATTAGGGAAGCTAGCCAAATGAACCAAATGAACGAAATTGCGCTCAAGGGCAGTAGGGACCAGGCAGCACACACCGCTCAGCAGAGCACTGCCAAGGTAAAGCCCggcaaagaaaaaggggaaaagaaaccCAGGAACAGAATAACCCCCAAAATAAAGTACCTCTACGATGAGCATGGGAATATCGTGGAAAATGCAAAGTCGCATGAGGTGATTCACATTCTGCAGTGCGAAGTTCGCACCGATGGGGTGGATCTCGACCGCTGCTTTGGGGGTAGCTCGAAAGGGGGTCCTTCTTGGGGGGGGGCCCTTTTCGAACGGCGCAAGTGCCGCAACGGCTCCGCTAGCCAAGCCGCTAGCCACGCCGCCAATTTCACCTTCAACTTTGCCGCCTTCGTGAGGTCCTTCCTCTGCGTAACGCTCAAGTGCGTCGAGTTCGTGCTGAGGAGACTGCAGCCCCTGTGGGAGTCGCTCACCGCGGCCGCGGAGCCACCCCAGGAGGTTGGTAGCCAGGGCGGTGGAAGTGCTGGAAGCGGCGGGAGCGGCGGGAGCGGCGGGAGCGGTGGGAGCGGTCAGAGTGGCCAGGGCAACCAGGGCAACCAGGGCAACCAGGGCAACCAGGGCAACCAGAGTAATAATAGCCACCAGAGCAATAATAGCCACCAGAGCTGTGCTGCGGGTAGCGGCGACGGAGGCGATGACGGGAATGATAGGAATGACGGGGGGAATGACgccaaggaggaggagagcgacgaggaggaggacgaaggTAAGGAGGAGGACACCCCCACTGGCAACCACTCCCACAGGGATGGTGACAATCGTAGGGATAGTGACCCCCCCACTGGAAGCCACCCCCGCATGGAGAGCAACCCCCCCCGCGGTAGCAACAGCCGAAGCGTGCACAGCAGGGGGAGCAACAGCCGCAGTGTCCCCCCCGCGGCCGCAGCGGAGGCAccgaaggaggagaagaaaagcaCCAGGCAGACCAAAGGCAAGggcaaaagcaaaagcaaaacaaaaactaaaatgaagaatacaaaggaaaaaaagacaaagaGTAAAAGCTCTAGGGAGAAGAAAGGCAGCAAGCTCACCCAAGGCGACATTGACATCGGCCACTACCTCACGAGCAGGGAAAATTTGACCATCCTCAATGTGGGGTATCTGAATGAGGGCCACGCGGAGAAGCACAACCTCGGGGGCAGCAACGGGTTCGGCAACGGGTTCGGCCAGGACAACAGCAACGGCAGCGGAAACGGCAGCGGCAACAGCAGCAGGGATCGGCGTACCCCCCACGCGTACTTCCCCAACGATGACAGCAGCAGGGGATCCCCCATGAACTCTCTCCTTGCCGATGAGTCTATGGAAGAAACGAGCAAACACATTGATTTAAAGATTTTAGATTTGATTAGGAACAACTATAATAAGGAGAGTTACGCAGCTACGACCATACCTCTTCTGCGAGACGACATCTGCAGACTCTCTGGGATGGAGGACCCTGGGGAGAAGAACAGCTGCGTGAATAAGCAGGAGGGGAGCTCCAGACATCTGGGGCAGAAGGAGGCAGGAGGGAGTGGGCGCCTCTCAGATTTGAAGGGAAGTGAAGacgggaagaagaaaaacaaagtgaagaaggagagctGTGGAGGAGGCAAGAGGGAGGCGAAGAAGAGCGTCAAGAAGGAGCGGAAGGAGGGCACCAAGGGCGgcgaggggaagaagagacCCAAAAAGGGTGGAGCAGCGGGAGTGGTAAATGCGGCGGGGAAGGCGGTTGGAACGTTCGTAGAAGCGACCacaccaggggggggagcgaccAACGGTACGGGCGACGATATAGCTGTGGGGACAGCTGAGGGGATCAATGCAGCAACGACAGTGGCGTCGGAGTGGTTGGCGGAGCGACAGGCAGAACGTCCAGCGGAACGCCCAGCGGAGCAACCCGAAGGGGAGTCTCCAGAAGGGCCTCCGGCAGACGCGATTGTGCAGCCAGCGGAGCCGATGAATGGGGACCCGCCGGGGGGAATGGCGGAGGAGGTAGCGGGGAAGTCGAAGAAGGAGGCGAagaaggaggcaaaaaaggaagcaaagaAAGAGGCAAAGAAAGAGGCAAAGAAGGAGGCCAAAAAAGAAGCCAAGAAGGAAGCCAAGGAGGCAAAGAAGAAagccaaaaagggagaaaaaaacaaaagcgaAAATGGAGGTGAAGGCAAGGCGATCGAAAATGCAGGCGGCCCAGTGGAGGACAAGGGGGACGTCCAGGACGACGGGAAGGGGGAGGATATGAAAGGGGATGCCCCGAAGGAAATGTGCAGTGAAGCGAGGGAGGCTAAGGAGGCCAAGGAGGCAAAGAAAgaggcaaaaagggaggccAAAAAAGAGGCGAAGAAGGAGGCCAAGAAAGAGGCCAAGAAAGAGGCCAAAAAGGAAGCCAAAAAGGAAGCCAAAAGGGaagccaaaaaggaggcgAAGAAGTGCCCAAGCAAAAAACCAAGTAACGACCCCATCGAAGATCCAAGCGGAAACCCAAGCGGAAACCCAAGCGGAAACCAGAGCGAAAACCCCatcgcgaaaaaaaagaagaggccCAAGAAACGCAAAAGCGGAAACGACTCGGACAAGGAGTGGGAGAACTTCAACCCGCACGCGGAGCTCTGCTACCCGGAGGAAGCGCAGCTCGCACCCAAAGGGGCTCCAAGAGGAAGCAAAGAAATAATTGATTCATACAccataaaaaggaaggaagcaCAGAAAGGTAAAAGCAAGAGCAGCGAGTTTTGTTCCTCCAATGAAGTGAACGTTGGAGAGCTGTCTAGATCGAATGAGGTTAAGGGGAACTACACGAGTGAGAATCAAGAGGATTACCCCAATCAGGACCAGACGAGCGCGACTGAAAAACATGGGGTGAAGCTGCAAGGGGGGCAGTTTGCACAGCCAGGTGAGCGTATTAAGAAAGGAGGGGTAGTAAGAAATTCGTGGCTGGAGGATGGCGAGGGGGCACCCCGCGGGGGAAACAGTCACATATACGAAGGTCAAGAGGAATGTAGTGACGCCTACGTTGGAGGGGTGTATAGCGGCGAATGTGAAGATGAGCGGATGGAGGGGCGAAGCGGTGTGCCTAACGGTGACCACGGGGATGCCCGCTTCGTTCTGCGTAATGGTGACTACGCGGATGGCCGCTTGGGAGATGGCCGCTTTGGAAGCGATCGCTGGGGAGACCCTCCTGGGAACTACCCCCTTGACACCCACCACCGCACCAACCAGGAACGAAAAGCGATGCATAAGCGAAGCTTCGAACGGACGAGTCCCCACAATTCGAATGAACTTAGCAAAAGAGAACGTccaagcaaaaaaggaaaagtcgagacatcaattttttattccaatGGGATATCAAATCAGAGGATGTACAGCGCGCAAATGAAGACAGACGTGGTGGGGTTTGGCCACGCtggagaggaggaggaggaggacgcaTGGGTGCGAGGGGCGATGGGGGAGGAAGGAGACGATGAAGAGGGAGAGGAGTCGGTTGTGGGAGATTctgagggggaagaaggcaaCGGAGTGGGGGCTCGACGGGTAACGCAGCATGGGCGAATCACGCGCGAGGCGCTACGCATGCCGGTGCAGTCACTTCCTAGACAACCGCTCCCCGGGCAACCGCACCTGTACGACGAAGCGGACGGCACGCACGACTACACCGAGAGGGAAGTGAAGCGGCTCGCGGAGGACTCGCCCCAGACGGAGGAGCACTACGGCTGGCCCGAGAGGGAAGGcgcagaggaggaagaggagacGATCCCCTACgcggtgaagaaggaaaacccCTACGAGGAGGATGTCCATAGAAACGGTCTAAACGTTAACACACTGAGGAGGTACACAACAGATAGGGTAACCAACAGCGGTGGTAAGAGGGGCCCCGCTGAGGGAGTTAAGAAAATCGTCCGACGGGGTAACCCCCCCAGCAGGAGTTTCCCCCACGGGGAGAGGAGCTGGAAGGATGTGTACGCCGCATCCGGGAGAGAGGAACACGAATTGTCTAGCAGCGACGAACACGGAGGGAGCACCACCCACAGTGATGATGCCATCAACGGAAGCAACTTCACTGGAGAGGAACGACCCGACTTTACACAAAGGAGCGAGAGAAACCACACAGATCATGTGCATGTAGAGAAGTACAAAAAtagggtaattttttttgatagtAGAAGGGAGAATTGCGTCATCTGTTGCATGCTGGGGGATGACCTAGCCAACTCTGTAGGTTATAGTGCCCATgtagggaggaggaggaaaccGTTTTACCTCCTGTGGGAAGATGAAGTGGCTGGCAAACTGCTCAGGCAGCTCATCTTTGGAGATTACCTCTTCGTAGTAACATCCCACAATGGGCTGTACCTGCTGAACGTGTTCCACATAGAGAGTAGGCTAGTCGTTTGCAATTTCATCCTCCCACTCACCACAGACGTTTGCGACATCTACGTTATAAGAAGCTTTCGCATGGGGGTTGACACCTACACGTTCTTTTATCTTCACGACGGCTCGAAGAGTTACTACCTCTTTCAGCTACGCAATTATTCTTCCGTTTCGTTTCTCTACCGTTTTGAGACATCCGCACTGGGGGTCGAGGTGCACAGTATGCGGATGAACCTCATTGAGAGACTAACCATGGGTGGTGCTACCcaggggggggtgaagaagaggaagaaacgtCTCAGGAGCTTTGCCAGGCATGTGCTAGCCCAACAGGGAAAGGGCGATGTGGGTAGCGTTAGAGGTGGGGACTTCAAAGGGGGTaacaccaaagggggagactTCAAACGGGGTaacaccaaagggggagactTCAAACGGGGAAGTGGCCTAAGCGGGCTCCTCAAAAAGACGAAGACGAAGACGAAGCCCAGTTGCGGGGCCatccccaaggggggaatgACCAAAGAGGGGAAcgatgaaaggaaaaaggaaaaggaaattcaaaagttaataaaacatatgaCCTTTTACGACTACCCCAGTGAGGCCTACTACGAAGGGGAGGACCCCCAGAAGGTGAACCCTAAGTGGATGGACTTCTCTGCTAGCGGTGGGGGGATAAAGAGGGAGAAAGCCCCCTGGGGGAGGGACACCTCCCCGTTTGGCATTTTGGGAAATATGGATGGGAGAAAAGTTCAGGGGGGGGTGCCCATCGGGCGGCTCTCAGGTGAGGCTCGTTGCGAGCGCCGTGCGGGTAGCGCAAGTAGTGAAGATAGCGAAGGTATCAACGGTATCAACCGCGTCGACCGCTTCAACCGGGTCGGCGCCACCTTGGGAAGCAGCGGCGCCCACTTGGGGGGCGAAGTGGCCATGCCCTCCTCCCTCTTCCCCTCGAACGGATCGGACCTGCTGACGCGTTGCCCAGTGAACCTCTTAACCAAAGTGCGctcaggaggaggaggagaagaacgCTCAGCGGATGACCACCCGGGGAGGAACTGGCTGCACCCcgcgaagaggaaaacgCACGTGGACGACGAGTTTGGCACCAACATACACGGAAGTGATCTGCTGTACGATTGCCTTTACAGGCGGAGGAGCTTCCTCTACAGCTACTTGTGCGTGACTGTGTTTTTGAAGAATGGGATGGTTTTCCTGGTTCGGAGGAACTTgctcgcgcggggggggtcGGCTGCGAACCACTCGGGGAGCCACTCCGCGAACCACTCAGGTGTGCACTCGGCGAACGGCGGGACCCCCCTCTCGCTCACCGAGCAGCTGTACCATGACGACGGGGTGACCCTCGTGTCGCGCCTGGACAACGTCTTCTACAACCAGTCGCTCTACTGTGATGTGCAGGTTGAGGAGGCGGGCGGTATGGAGGAGGGCTGCGTGGAGGTTGGCGGCGCAGACGTTGGCGGCGCAGATGTTGGCGGCGCAGATGTTGGCGGCGCAGATGTTGGCATCGCCGATGGTGGCGGCCTCCTCAGCAGAAGCGCCGCCAACCTCCGCGCAGGGGGAACCCCGCACATCAGCACGTGCGACAACCTGCACGCAATACAAAAGGAGGGGCTAAAAAACCTGTACACGTTCAGCAACTTTTTTAGCGTCTACGATTTTGACTTGAAGCAGCTGCTCAGGGGGGACGACCTCTTTGAGGatgcgaagggggggaggacagGGAAGAAGAcggtgaagaggaggaagaagatgaagaggatggagaaggcgaagaagaagcaaaccGGGAAGGCGAAGCAAACCGAGAAGGTGAAGCAGACCGACGGGGAACACCCGCAGGGAGGAAGAGAAGACGCCGGAGGGGAGGTCCCCCAGGAGCACCACGCAGATGCGAGTGGCTTCACCGCCAAGACAGCAGCGGGGCAATTCCCACACATAAGCGAAACGCAAAAGAGGCACTCCATTtcgaagggaaaaaattgccttttGAAAGACGTCAGTCCGGGGCACAGTGGGATGAACCTTTTGAAAGACGTCAGTCCGGGGGGGGAGTCAAAGGGCCCCCATTTGGAGGTTACCAAGTTGGAGGTCGCCCAGTTGGAGGCCGCCCAGTTGGATGAGCCGAATGGCCGTCCCCACACTGGCAGCAGCCCCACGACGGGACACCCCCCGCCCTGGAGCGGCTCCAGCGGGGTAGGCAGCGGGGCAGGCAGTGAAGCCGTCAGCGAGGATTTCAGTGGTACCGACGGCGAACTGTCCAGCGGTGCCTCCTGCGAAGCGTTCAGCGGGGTGCCCACTCGCAAGCGGCGGCGGCGCCGCGCGAGCAGCGCCGTGGGGAAGAACCCCAACGTGTACCTCAAGACGGTGAAGTTCCTGGAGATGCAAATGCGCTACAGCATTTTACTGATGAACAGAAGGACCTTCCTAAAATATTTGCACGTTTATCTGAACCTGCTGTTGGAGTATCTTGACGTCCAGAGGATCCAGCAGGGCTTCCAGTATTTCATCCACACAGCTTTGAACCACTCGCAAGCCTTCCTCTCCGACTTACACATTTCCTTAGAAAGGATAGACGAGCCGTACTGGGTGGACACCGATGCCTTGCTCTGCATGAACGTCCATTTTCtgtttttggttttttttatttatgagcattttttgctgcccatcTACAACAGGGTGAGGAGTAGGAAGGACGGCGGCCAGGGGAACCCCCGCTTCCAGCCCTTCCTGGCCTTCCTCGGGGAGGCGCAGAACTGCATCTGCCACATCCAGCGGATCTTCCAGCGCAACTTTCGCTACGTGGCGTCTTCCTGA